The Mucilaginibacter terrenus genome has a segment encoding these proteins:
- a CDS encoding ArdC family protein, whose translation MVTTAQPTTTNTFVDTYQEVTNAVIKILEEGTIIWQCPWNQAGLPKNITSDVNYRGWNLFLLNFHTMIKGYPTPYYITYKQANHLKGSIKKGEKGVRIIYWAEVELKNQQADATTQQPADKTDKPKKIMVPKTYTVFNIAQTEGIEFPYFEVGTPSEREKIANCEIVVDNMPNRPTIRKNGTSAYYQPSTDTVVVPSLKRCKSSEAYYSTLFHELAHSTGHVSRLNRKELLSDDGFGSTAYAKEELTAEMTAAFLSAVTGIAQSTIDNSAAYIESWLKALRNDKTLVIKAAAQAQKTADYILSVEYETA comes from the coding sequence ATGGTTACTACAGCACAACCAACCACAACAAACACATTCGTTGACACCTACCAGGAGGTAACAAATGCAGTTATTAAAATACTTGAAGAAGGTACAATTATCTGGCAATGTCCATGGAATCAGGCTGGCTTACCAAAGAACATCACCTCTGATGTAAATTATCGAGGATGGAACCTGTTTCTACTCAACTTCCACACAATGATCAAAGGCTATCCAACGCCTTACTACATCACCTACAAACAGGCTAATCATCTTAAGGGCTCTATAAAGAAAGGTGAGAAAGGTGTAAGGATCATCTACTGGGCAGAGGTAGAACTCAAGAACCAACAAGCTGATGCAACTACACAGCAACCGGCTGATAAAACTGATAAGCCTAAGAAAATAATGGTGCCTAAGACTTACACCGTCTTTAACATCGCCCAAACTGAAGGGATTGAGTTTCCATACTTTGAAGTAGGCACACCAAGCGAACGTGAAAAGATTGCTAACTGCGAGATTGTTGTTGACAATATGCCTAACAGGCCCACTATTCGCAAGAATGGTACAAGTGCTTACTACCAGCCATCTACAGACACGGTTGTTGTACCAAGCCTAAAAAGATGCAAATCGAGCGAAGCGTATTATAGCACATTATTCCATGAACTGGCACACAGCACCGGACATGTGAGCAGGCTGAATCGTAAAGAGCTGTTAAGCGATGATGGCTTCGGCAGTACTGCTTATGCAAAGGAAGAACTTACAGCTGAAATGACTGCTGCATTCCTAAGTGCAGTAACTGGCATTGCACAATCAACAATTGACAATAGTGCAGCCTACATCGAAAGCTGGCTTAAAGCTTTGAGAAATGATAAAACACTTGTAATTAAAGCGGCTGCACAGGCTCAAAAGACTGCTGACTATATCCTATCAGTTGAATATGAAACAGCTTAA
- a CDS encoding vitamin K epoxide reductase family protein encodes MPQNENSYKILTLIAHKLNVLITKQSIELEMLRHPDYPSLLTISDILNVWNISNEAFKVPEFTTKHLKKSAPCVICSKVEGFYLVEEVKSENIIINNGHQRSMISLDELKDKFQNVLLVLNKSKDFEEFDYKTKRQIEILKAIRQPFLVLSSILIFAIVAFLNISPSSERVALVFLMLKAAGLIVSVILLLQSINANNPIIQKLCGTDEKKNCQAILNSRAAKVTSFLTWSEIGFFYFSSTALTTICGMNNLRLIHFCAFANIVCIPYTLYSLFYQWRIAKQWCVLCCAVLVLLWLEFATALWSNSLTLQKLSVEDLTIIFLSILAPITFWSFSKHLLQQSMLVKPLKEQLGLFKRNTDVFHTLLSTEPAYAILPSEDSIVIGNPHAKNVITMVSNPFCKACSVTHRELEEVVEKNSTIQLQIVFVPRIYSRKNDSIVAAHLFSLKHNCSEALLKSSLFDWYNQEKKDYKKWAEKYPIQETKDLDRIVERQREWCGFVGIDTTPTIFFNGRRLSPVYHATDLAYIY; translated from the coding sequence ATGCCTCAAAACGAAAACTCCTACAAAATTTTAACGTTAATTGCCCACAAGCTTAATGTTTTAATTACGAAGCAATCCATTGAATTGGAGATGCTCAGACATCCCGATTATCCAAGCCTTTTGACTATTAGTGATATTCTAAACGTATGGAATATTTCGAACGAAGCTTTTAAAGTGCCTGAGTTTACAACAAAGCACCTCAAAAAATCGGCACCCTGTGTTATCTGTTCTAAAGTTGAAGGGTTTTATCTAGTTGAAGAAGTCAAAAGTGAAAATATCATAATCAATAATGGACACCAAAGAAGCATGATATCTCTTGATGAACTCAAAGATAAGTTCCAAAACGTTCTATTAGTCTTAAATAAATCAAAGGACTTTGAAGAATTTGATTATAAAACGAAACGTCAGATTGAAATTTTAAAAGCAATCCGGCAACCGTTTTTGGTTTTGTCATCGATTTTGATTTTTGCAATTGTTGCTTTTTTGAATATTTCTCCCAGTAGTGAACGTGTAGCATTAGTATTTTTAATGCTAAAGGCAGCGGGACTTATTGTATCTGTAATATTATTACTTCAAAGTATTAATGCAAATAACCCAATAATTCAAAAATTGTGTGGCACCGATGAAAAGAAAAATTGCCAAGCAATTCTAAACTCTAGGGCAGCGAAGGTAACCTCGTTTCTGACTTGGTCTGAAATTGGGTTTTTCTACTTTTCAAGTACTGCCCTAACGACAATTTGTGGCATGAACAACCTAAGGTTAATCCATTTTTGCGCCTTTGCTAATATTGTATGCATTCCATACACCCTATATTCACTTTTTTATCAATGGAGAATAGCAAAACAATGGTGTGTATTATGTTGCGCAGTGTTAGTGTTGCTTTGGCTTGAATTTGCAACGGCTTTATGGAGTAATTCTTTAACCTTGCAAAAATTATCAGTTGAGGATTTAACAATAATTTTCCTGAGTATACTTGCTCCTATTACCTTTTGGTCATTCAGTAAACATTTATTGCAACAATCAATGTTGGTCAAGCCTTTAAAAGAGCAACTTGGCTTATTCAAAAGGAACACCGATGTTTTTCATACATTGTTAAGTACCGAACCTGCGTATGCAATTCTACCTTCAGAAGATTCAATCGTAATTGGTAATCCCCATGCTAAAAATGTTATCACAATGGTTTCTAATCCGTTCTGTAAGGCTTGTTCGGTAACTCATCGTGAGCTAGAAGAAGTAGTTGAAAAGAATTCCACAATACAGCTGCAAATAGTTTTTGTGCCGCGAATTTACAGTCGAAAAAATGATTCAATTGTGGCTGCGCATCTTTTTTCATTAAAGCACAATTGTTCTGAAGCTTTGTTAAAAAGCTCGTTATTTGATTGGTATAATCAAGAAAAAAAAGATTATAAAAAATGGGCCGAAAAATATCCAATTCAAGAAACAAAGGACTTAGATAGAATCGTTGAGCGCCAACGTGAGTGGTGCGGTTTTGTAGGCATTGATACAACGCCGACCATTTTTTTTAATGGAAGGCGTTTATCGCCTGTTTATCATGCGACAGATTTAGCTTATATATATTAG